In Ptychodera flava strain L36383 chromosome 17, AS_Pfla_20210202, whole genome shotgun sequence, one genomic interval encodes:
- the LOC139116022 gene encoding uncharacterized protein → MYQVDEHGRMQSTEAEFKRRLQLNAEGLPLLKSASSTIKHADVAKGKGQLLQSSEKEVETLHRKRFFDADKKFKELLQTPISKLMPDLKRDNVKASISALQSLSSILSDNEDLHAEISSFLDKNKFPETLTTKVRDALSGKYGDDLSWSYLSEIFNVVNTLVNDDHKEAFIKSMIDEDFTELTIQFLRHPTVLNQYQKDPVLTRTVVSALGVLVPMFLYSPSIDAQELNDTYGEYLQSSNDDVRMLAQKSAFALSMILLRSVVEQQEGGDGYKPSESFWTFTKLITFI, encoded by the exons AAGCCGAGTTTAAAAGGCGTCTGCAACTCAATGCAGAGGGGTTGCCTCTCCTGAAAAGCGCGTCATCAACTATCAAGCATGCTG ACGTTGCCAAAGGAAAGGGGCAGCTGCTTCAATCAAGTGAAAAGGAGGTGGAAACCTTACATCGAAAGAGATTCTTTGATGCTGATAAAAAGTTCAAAGAATTGCTGCAAACCCCTATTTCAAAACTCATGCCAGATCTAAAGCGTGACAACGTAAAAGCTTCCATATCTGCTCTACAATCTCTGTCCTCCATCTTGTCTGATAATGAAGACTTACATGCAGAGATCTCGTCCTTCCtggacaaaaacaaatttccagAGACCTTGACCACTAAAGTGCGAGATGCCCTCTCTGGAAAGTATGGCGATGATTTAAGCTGGTCCTATTTGTCCGAAATTTTTAACGTCGTCAATACACTTGTAAATGACGACCACAAGGAAGCTTTCATTAAAAGCATGATTGACGAAGATTTCACAGAGTTAACTATTCAGTTCCTCAGACATCCGACTGTTTTGAACCAATATCAAAAGGATCCT GTACTCACTCGAACAGTGGTGTCTGCATTAGGTGTACTGGTACCCATGTTCCTGTATTCACCCTCAATCGACGCCCAAGAACTCAATGACACCTATGGCGAGTATTTACAATCTAGCAACGACGATGTGCGTATGCTAGCACAAAAGAGTGCGTTTGCACTGAGTATGATCTTGTTGAGAAGTGTAGTTGAACAACAAGAAGGTGGTGATGGTTATAAACCTTCAGAATCATTCTGGACTTTCACAAAACTTATTACTTTT ATCTAA
- the LOC139116021 gene encoding UNC5C-like protein, with protein sequence MCHTAVSHAHRTDTPFIGVYVGDKAGWGNWPISPQNKVYMANTGHDQVLEMLRTIRQRIPRVNLCLNPHLPADDIFMTDFNKFVAECRVGDKFISGNFVGSVFDSNGGYLMLPSQEVVLYVPPGAIADGKRQPVYCHGNEYMYGGINAGKVALSPIVHCGPDGAEFKRDVVLTFPHCAVNPNNWKFTALTRAKEGSWNKIPEDSTIVKDEFVYVFLDHFTGFTAEGEAKEGKTARRRITIGARGYFSRGTSCQVQVGAWCDTGSRSDDRKISGISASWGHRTALCVGDQDTYLMTEVQDVEEGWQQRGSCKTKIIRLADVGTDKDPDVTNCQFTFRHNLSDKEKPDDFFCTVSVTSEGKENTKLELLIDNTETQTSSSENDPNWAEMTNAELYRKLNEDWNPKDNRVGEDLWRSLCQVLDAPRGGTKDWKGFAEKLELEAAQINTLQLKESPTSRLLAFFFTTELKRGNKLDTSLRRLMAIFGEMENDVAKTYVSNYVEKERMRDP encoded by the exons ATGTGCCATACAG CTGTTAGCCATGCACACAGGACAGACACCCCATTCATAGGTGTCTATGTTGGTGACAAGGCTGGTTGGGGTAACTGGCCAATTTCACCACAGAACAAAGTTTACATGGCAAACACTGGACATGACCAGGTCTTGGAAATGTTGAGGACTATTCGGCAAAGGATACCAAGGGTAAACCTCTGCCTG AATCCTCATCTCCCAGCGGATGATATTTTCATGACAGATTTCAACAAGTTTGTCGCCGAATGCCGAGTCGGAGACAAATTCATCTCAGGAAACTTTGTTGGAAGCGTCTTTGACAGCAATGGTGGCTATTTGATGCTGCCATCCCAAGAAGTGGTTCTCTATGTCCCACCGGGTGCAATTGCAGACGGAAAGAGGCAACCTGTCTATTGCCATGGTAATGAATACATGTATGGGGGCATTAACGCTGGCAAAGTTGCCCTCTCTCCCATTGTACACTGCGGTCCTGATGGGGCTGAATTCAAACGGGACGTCGTTTTAACATTTCCACATTGTGCAGTCAACCCAAACAACTGGAAGTTCACTGCATTGACGAGGGCTAAAGAAGGCTCCTGGAATAAGATACCAGAGGACTCTACTATAGTGAAGGATGAGTTCGTGTATGTTTTTCTCGACCATTTCACTGGTTTTACTGCCGAAGGCGAGGCCAAGGAAGGTAAAACCGCACGACGTCGTATTACTATCGGTGCAAGAGGATATTTTTCGCGAGGGACAAGCTGCCAAGTGCAAGTTGGCGCCTGGTGTGACACCGGCTCACGTTCCGATGACAGAAAG ATTTCAGGTATCTCAGCGTCATGGGGGCATCGTACAGCATTGTGTGTCGGCGATCAAGACACGTACTTGATGACCGAAGTACAAGACGTCGAGGAAGGATGGCAGCAAAGAGGTAGCTGCAAAACCAAG ATAATTCGCTTAGCTGATGTTGGAACTGACAAGGACCCCGACGTCACGAATTGTCAATTTACCTTTCGGCACAATTTATCGGACAAGGAGAAGCCTGACGATTTcttttgtactgtgtctgtgacGTCAGAAGGAAAAGAAAATACCAAGCTGGAGTTGCTTATCGACAATACAGAG ACGCAGACGTCCTCCTCTGAGAACGACCCAAATTGGGCGGAAATGACGAATGCCGAGTTGTACCGGAAGCTGAATGAAGATTGGAATCCTAAGGACAACCGTGTCGGCGAAGATCTGTGGCGAAGTTTGTGTCAAGTTCTCGATGCACCCCGTGGTGGTACCAAGGACTGGAAGGGTTTCGCAGAAAAACTCGAACTAGAAGCAGCTCAAATAAATACCCTACAATTGAAGGAAAGTCCAACGTCTAGACTTTTAGCCTTCTTTTTCACCACGGAGTTAAAAAGGGGAAACAAACTGGATACGTCTCTCCGAAGACTGATGGCGATATTCGGTGAAATGGAAAATGATGTAGCGAAGACGTATGTCAGCAATTATGTCGAAAAGGAAAGAATGCGCGATCCGTGA
- the LOC139116524 gene encoding netrin receptor UNC5B-like gives MCHTAVNHARRTDTPFIGIYVDGKAGLNNWPISPQSKVHIANSGQGQILEMMRTIRQRIPRVNLCLIPNLSTDDDLFMADFNTFVAECEVGHKYFAENFVGSVFDSKGGYLMLPSQEVVLYVPPGAIEEGKRQPVYCHGNEYIYGGINAGKIALSPIVHCGPDGAEFKRDVVLTFPHCAVNPNNWKFTALTRAKEGSWNKIPEDSTIVKDEFVYVFLDHFTGFTAEGEAKEGKTARRRITIGARGYFSRGTCCQVQVGAWCDIGSRSEDRKIPGISASWRQRTALCVSDQDTFLITKIEDVEEGWRQRGSRKTKMIRLADVGTDKDPDVTNCQFTFRHILSDKEKPEDFFCTVCVKSEGQESTKLELLI, from the exons ATGTGCCATACAG CCGTTAACCATGCACGCAGGACGGACACCCCATTCATTGGTATCTACGTTGATGGCAAGGCTGGTTTGAATAACTGGCCGATTTCACCACAGAGCAAAGTTCACATTGCAAACTCCGGACAAGGTCAGATCTTGGAAATGATGAGGACTATTCGGCAAAGGATACCGAGAGTAAATCTGTGCCTG ATTCCTAATCTCTCAACGGACGATGATCTTTTCATGGCAGATTTCAATACATTTGTTGCCGAATGCGAAGTGGGACACAAATACTTCGCAGAGAACTTTGTTGGAAGTGTCTTTGACAGCAAGGGTGGCTATTTGATGCTGCCATCCCAAGAAGTGGTTCTCTATGTCCCACCGGGTGCAATTGAAGAAGGAAAGAGGCAACCTGTCTATTGCCATGGCAATGAATACATCTATGGTGGCATTAACGCAGGTAAAATCGCCCTCTCTCCCATTGTGCATTGCGGCCCAGACGGTGCAGAATTCAAACGGGACGTCGTTTTAACCTTTCCACATTGTGCAGTCAACCCAAACAACTGGAAGTTCACTGCATTGACGAGGGCTAAAGAAGGCTCCTGGAATAAGATACCAGAAGACTCTACTATAGTGAAGGATGAGTTCGTGTATGTTTTTCTCGACCATTTCACTGGTTTTACTGCCGAAGGCGAGGCCAAGGAAGGTAAAACCGCACGACGTCGTATTACTATCGGTGCAAGAGGATATTTCTCGCGAGGAACATGCTGCCAAGTGCAGGTTGGCGCCTGGTGTGACATCGGCTCACGTTCCGAGGACAGAAAG ATTCCAGGTATCTCAGCGTCATGGAGGCAGCGTACCGCATTGTGTGTCAGTGATCAAGACACGTTTTTGATCACCAAAATAGAAGACGTTGAAGAAGGGTGGCGGCAAAGAGGTAGCAGAAAAACCAAG ATGATTCGCTTAGCTGATGTTGGAACCGACAAGGACCCCGACGTCACTAATTGTCAATTTACCTTTCGACACATTTTATCAGACAAGGAAAAGCCTGAAGATTTCTTTTGTACTGTGTGTGTGAAGTCAGAAGGACAAGAAAGTACTAAACTGGAGTTGCTTATCTGA